A window of Ignavibacterium sp. contains these coding sequences:
- the nadC gene encoding carboxylating nicotinate-nucleotide diphosphorylase encodes MKQSEQIKQIINLALQEDIGSGDITSLATIKKNQIAIGKFLVKDNGVIAGLSIAKLVFRSLDKKIKLKVLIEDGFEVKPGDVVAEVSGNARAILSAERTALNFLQRMSGIATASSIYAKAVSHTKAKVIDTRKTAPGLRMIDKIAVKIGGCDNHRLGLYDMFLIKDNHIEISGSITKAVEACRKFMRKKKKKFLIEVETKNLDEVLEALECKADMIMLDNFNIEEMRKAVELINGKCKVEASGGVNLNTIKAIAETGVDYISVGGLTHSVKALDISLEITPL; translated from the coding sequence ATGAAACAATCCGAACAAATAAAACAAATTATTAATCTTGCTTTACAGGAAGACATTGGCAGTGGAGATATTACTTCGCTTGCAACGATTAAAAAAAATCAAATTGCTATTGGAAAATTTTTAGTGAAGGATAACGGTGTTATTGCTGGATTATCAATAGCAAAACTGGTGTTTCGGTCTCTCGATAAGAAAATAAAATTAAAAGTTTTAATTGAAGATGGTTTTGAAGTTAAGCCGGGTGATGTTGTTGCAGAAGTTTCGGGAAATGCGAGAGCAATATTAAGTGCTGAGAGAACTGCACTCAATTTTCTTCAGAGGATGAGTGGAATAGCTACTGCATCTTCTATCTATGCAAAAGCAGTTTCTCACACAAAAGCAAAAGTAATTGATACGAGGAAAACTGCTCCGGGATTAAGAATGATTGATAAGATTGCAGTTAAAATTGGTGGCTGTGATAATCATCGTTTAGGTCTTTATGATATGTTCTTAATAAAAGATAATCATATCGAAATTTCCGGTTCAATCACAAAAGCAGTTGAAGCTTGCAGAAAATTTATGCGGAAGAAAAAGAAAAAATTTTTAATTGAAGTTGAAACAAAAAATTTAGACGAAGTTCTGGAAGCTCTTGAATGTAAAGCTGATATGATAATGCTTGATAATTTTAATATTGAAGAAATGAGAAAAGCAGTTGAATTGATAAATGGTAAATGTAAAGTTGAAGCTTCAGGTGGAGTTAATCTAAATACAATTAAAGCAATAGCTGAAACGGGAGTTGATTACATTTCTGTTGGAGGATTAACTCACAGTGTCAAAGCTCTCGATATTTCACTTGAAATAACACCACTCTGA
- a CDS encoding oligosaccharide flippase family protein translates to MLNKLKELTKDTAIYGISTMVGRFLNFILVPFFTNIFDPNEYGYVMLLYAYIGLFNIIFVYGLDSAFLKYAAFKDIGDEKDNFSTPYLSILFTSILFTLVIILFKNPIGYAINLPENFNYLIIYSVLIIFFDSNASIPFLKLRLERKAKFFSLLKVSNISINIAANFILILKFKLGIEAIFISNLIASALTLIFLLPTILKNFRPKIHSLLYKRLLKFGLPYLPAGLAVMIVQVIDVPILQALTDVDTVGIYKANYKLGIFMMLFVSMFQYAWQPFFLNNAKEENAKEIFSKVLTYFTVVGSVLLVVLSLFISELVKLNFAGFYLLGQKYWSGIPIVPIILLGYFFNGLYVVFSAGIYIEEKSIFAPIVTGLGALVNVVVNYALIPSLNIIGAALATLASYVVMAAGYYIVTQKYYHIHYEYGKILKMFFALSIIGILLYSSLLNLENAIPFKLIISVAYLLYILFFVFDKKEFQFIKNNLIKRRNV, encoded by the coding sequence ATGTTAAATAAACTAAAAGAATTAACCAAAGACACTGCTATCTACGGAATAAGCACAATGGTTGGGAGATTTCTCAACTTTATTCTTGTTCCGTTCTTTACAAATATTTTTGACCCGAATGAATATGGTTATGTAATGTTGCTTTATGCTTACATCGGATTGTTTAATATAATTTTTGTTTATGGACTTGATTCTGCCTTTCTTAAGTACGCTGCATTCAAAGACATCGGTGATGAGAAAGACAATTTTTCAACTCCTTATTTAAGTATCCTTTTCACTTCCATTCTGTTCACTTTAGTTATTATTCTTTTTAAAAATCCGATTGGCTATGCGATAAATCTTCCGGAGAATTTTAACTATCTGATCATCTATTCTGTTCTGATAATTTTCTTTGATTCAAATGCATCAATACCATTTTTAAAATTAAGACTTGAGCGCAAAGCAAAGTTTTTTTCATTGCTCAAAGTTTCGAATATCTCAATAAACATTGCTGCAAACTTCATTCTTATTTTGAAGTTTAAACTTGGTATCGAAGCAATTTTTATAAGTAATCTTATTGCGTCTGCTTTAACGCTGATATTTCTTCTTCCAACCATTCTAAAAAATTTCAGACCAAAAATTCATTCTTTACTTTATAAAAGACTTTTGAAATTTGGTCTTCCATATCTTCCTGCAGGACTTGCAGTGATGATTGTTCAGGTTATTGATGTACCGATTCTTCAGGCATTAACGGATGTTGATACGGTCGGAATTTATAAAGCAAATTATAAGCTCGGAATTTTTATGATGCTGTTTGTAAGTATGTTTCAATATGCCTGGCAACCATTTTTTCTGAATAATGCAAAAGAAGAAAATGCAAAAGAAATTTTCTCAAAAGTTCTTACTTACTTTACTGTTGTCGGAAGTGTGCTGCTTGTTGTTCTTTCTCTTTTTATAAGTGAACTTGTGAAATTAAACTTTGCCGGTTTTTATCTACTTGGTCAAAAATACTGGAGCGGAATTCCTATCGTACCAATAATTTTACTCGGATATTTTTTTAATGGACTTTATGTGGTTTTTTCCGCAGGAATCTACATTGAAGAAAAAAGTATTTTCGCTCCGATTGTCACAGGACTTGGTGCTCTTGTTAATGTTGTTGTTAATTATGCTTTGATTCCTTCTCTCAATATAATTGGCGCCGCACTTGCAACACTTGCAAGTTATGTTGTGATGGCTGCAGGATATTACATTGTAACTCAAAAGTATTATCACATCCATTATGAGTATGGAAAAATTTTGAAGATGTTTTTTGCTCTTTCAATAATTGGAATTTTACTTTATTCATCATTATTGAATTTGGAAAATGCAATTCCGTTCAAACTAATAATTTCAGTGGCATATTTGCTTTATATACTTTTCTTTGTGTTTGATAAAAAAGAATTTCAGTTTATTAAAAATAATCTTATTAAAAGAAGAAATGTCTGA
- a CDS encoding thioesterase family protein — translation MFKHYSYVRVRYADTDQMKYAYNGKYFEYFEVGRTEMMREVGLPYKVIEENGYFMPVIETKITFHSPAYYDELLEVETRVEQLPTSKVHIDHVVKAKERNVVVATGYVELAFLNAQTYRPTRAPKFFIDAIKKFYET, via the coding sequence ATGTTCAAACATTATTCTTATGTCCGTGTCCGGTATGCTGACACAGATCAGATGAAGTATGCATACAATGGAAAATATTTTGAATATTTTGAAGTCGGAAGAACCGAAATGATGCGTGAAGTCGGGCTTCCTTACAAAGTAATCGAGGAGAACGGATATTTTATGCCTGTGATTGAAACTAAAATTACTTTTCACAGCCCTGCATATTATGATGAACTTCTTGAAGTTGAAACAAGAGTTGAACAGCTGCCAACCTCAAAAGTGCATATTGATCATGTCGTGAAAGCAAAGGAAAGAAATGTTGTAGTAGCAACGGGTTATGTTGAACTTGCATTTCTTAATGCTCAAACATACCGACCAACACGAGCACCAAAGTTTTTTATTGATGCGATTAAAAAGTTTTATGAAACATGA